In Hahella sp. KA22, one genomic interval encodes:
- a CDS encoding DUF3080 domain-containing protein produces the protein MFVSSRRLGGAALTLLTILSLSACLGPPDTSAELFQDYRDRLERVLDTDFPAAGRALPVEVYPRSKALQREVAELKINLLDFLGLTGCKLNRLVGFRNSSLGKMMPASQKWLYEQHFLSLGGACLTTLEAHEEQNVELVEELRNALASKRDEIRNVAWNATWAGPEWQALMSQKEGGFDLDFQAGDWAELSLALSALADWSTQPESASLNADSLEALNRRLLTYPMVGRLLFSAEEASAEMGAIVEGLRRRLAERPLCVNGAPNERSRILQNVLVNIYSVRVQSYLAQLEKARRDWLPPLQRSYDQLQGDQSVALRSFAQRYLQEGEASLWWEFRHNAAAHAAIWTEMLAQCGLAPGSR, from the coding sequence ATGTTTGTTTCTTCTCGTCGATTAGGTGGAGCGGCGCTGACGCTGCTTACAATATTATCGCTTTCCGCCTGCCTTGGTCCCCCTGACACTAGCGCTGAACTATTTCAGGATTACCGTGATCGTTTGGAGCGTGTGTTGGACACTGACTTTCCTGCCGCTGGTCGAGCGCTTCCCGTCGAAGTTTATCCCCGCAGCAAAGCGCTGCAGAGAGAAGTGGCCGAACTGAAGATCAATTTGCTGGATTTTCTGGGGCTGACTGGCTGTAAGTTGAATCGGTTGGTGGGCTTTCGCAACAGTTCGCTCGGCAAGATGATGCCCGCCAGTCAGAAGTGGCTTTATGAACAACATTTTTTGAGCCTGGGCGGGGCCTGCCTGACGACGCTTGAGGCGCACGAGGAACAAAACGTTGAGCTTGTTGAAGAACTGCGAAATGCACTGGCGAGTAAGCGCGACGAGATTCGCAATGTGGCCTGGAATGCAACCTGGGCCGGGCCCGAATGGCAAGCGTTGATGTCGCAGAAAGAAGGTGGTTTTGACTTGGACTTTCAGGCTGGCGACTGGGCGGAGTTGAGTCTGGCGTTGTCGGCGCTGGCCGACTGGTCGACGCAGCCGGAATCGGCCAGTTTGAACGCGGATAGCCTGGAAGCGCTCAATCGTCGTTTACTGACGTATCCCATGGTGGGACGGCTGCTTTTCTCCGCCGAGGAGGCTTCTGCGGAGATGGGGGCGATTGTTGAAGGGCTGAGGCGTCGACTGGCGGAGCGGCCGCTCTGTGTGAACGGGGCCCCAAACGAGCGTAGTCGCATTCTGCAAAATGTTCTGGTCAATATATATAGCGTCCGGGTGCAGTCGTATCTGGCGCAATTGGAAAAGGCGCGTCGTGATTGGCTGCCGCCCTTACAGCGCTCCTATGACCAGTTGCAAGGGGATCAATCTGTCGCGTTGCGGAGTTTCGCTCAGCGTTACCTGCAGGAAGGGGAGGCCAGTCTATGGTGGGAATTCCGCCACAACGCCGCGGCGCATGCGGCGATATGGACGGAGATGTTGGCGCAATGCGGGTTGGCGCCCGGAAGCCGGTGA